Genomic window (Magnolia sinica isolate HGM2019 chromosome 10, MsV1, whole genome shotgun sequence):
cccagTAAACAATACTTGGAGGTAGTTAAATGGTTACTTAAGTATTACAGTAGACTACGTTTTGACATTTGAAAAGTCTGAGGATAAGTTGGTAGGCTATATACGAGGATGCCGATTATACAAGTAATGTTGATAACAAGAGATCGACTTCCatatactcgtttgtactagcaggaGTGGATCGATCAATTGAATGTTGAAACTTCAGTCTATGGTAACTCTTTCCACAAAATTATAGTATATGACGGTGATGGAAGCTTTCTAAGAAGGTGTTTGCTagagagggatgataaatcagtttgGGCTTCAGAAGATATCTGTGCCAATAAATTGTGACTACGAAAGCATGATCAATTTGGTGAAGAACTCGATTTACCATCCtcgtactaaatatattgatgtttaTCATTATTTTATACGACATGTGGTTAAGGAAAGCGAAGTGACTCTTAAGAAGATCCACACAAGcttgaatccagcagacatgcatacaaaggtggttcccacaaagaagttcaagttctatgcgaCTTCTCTCAGTTTCGCGAAGACTTGACGAAGacagagtgtgcatgagaagcaacGACAATATTGGAATTATGATGGAGCAACTAGAGATAGAGCTTGAAGCTATAGTTTGTCAttattgaagacatgatggagattgttattAGATGTTTTCAATCTATCTGTAATTAGGtttgtcgatgacattgacagaccactcgatcccattgagaaTTTGTCAATCcctttaaatttcatattttggCCTTTGCTCGCTAGGTAGTTTTTGGGTCCAAATCGATCTAATCGAAGATGGCTTCAATCTCATCAATGAGTCATCGATGACACTCGATCTGATCGAGGCTCTCATTAACTGACTTGCACAGTTTTGTGGAATTGCATGTTTTGTTTCCTAATTCGATTTTAATCTTATTTAAGAATTTATAATCGAGGATTAGGGTTTTGAAAAACCTGTTTAAAGCTTTTTTGAGCAAAGAGAAATCTATGCTAGGATTTTTTTTGTAAGGTTTTCGAGGTTTATTCTCACATCAGTAGGCTCTTTCATCCTTTGTAACATTGATTATCATGGTGGATTCTTTATCACTTTGTGCTATTGTTTTTTCTCATGACAAATTTTTCAGGCAAAACTTTGTATTATCGGTGGGGTTGGTTTATTTAACCTCTTATTGTTTGATTCTAATTCAGGGTTGCTTCCGTGCATTCCCCCAGCATGCACAAGACAATTATAATTCTCGGATGCATCCACCAGAGTCGATAGAGCTTTAATCTTATTGCTGTTTACACCCACAATAGAATGAAAAGTGGCCAAGTTCACTATTGGTTTCCAAGCTTGATTGGTAGGTGTGGGGCCGTGGCTAGTCtatctaagccattgatatgaCGTTCCCAATCATGTATGGACCATTCCCAGTATATCTTCTCAATTGGTCAACTCTAATCTTCTCTCTGTTAGCATGCAAATACATGGTTAAAAGAAATGAACAAACAAACCACATTCACTGGAGGAAACACGAAAGATTTGATGGCAAGGATCTTCCACTTTGAGAGTTTTTGAGGGAATTTTCCTTCCATGATAAGGGCcaacagatcaatggcttggatagatcAACTATGAATCCCACGTCTATAAACTAATTCCTAACCGGGAACTCAGGCCTCAATTAAAACACACTCTGGCTTCTTCTACGGTTAAGAGTGCCAAAATTGCTTTTGATTGTGAAAGAGATTCCTCTCTTCCATAGGacatccctttctctctcatgGAAGGAAGCATCtacctttctcttttcctttccctttcatGCAAGAAGGAAGCATCCACTTCTTCATTGCCTTCACATCTATCTCTGCGTAGCATATATAAACATATGCAGTATGAAGCTTTCCAGCTTAATGTAGCACTTAATGCCTTGTTAATTTTAATTGAGTAGCTACTGGAAAGTCACCAAGGAGCCAAATTTCAGGTATGTACATCTACTGAaaaattcctcttttctcatattAAGAGATTTTTTTCACCATGCATTCTCATAAGGTGTGCGAGTGAGATGATCTAGTTGTGTAGGGTTGAGGTGAGCTCCGGAGCCCAACCGGTTAATTATCAGAAATGATTATTTACAGGCACCCGCACCACTCCTTATGGTATAGGATATTTTTAGCCATTGAATgcattaaatttattttatttttccatcacAGCCATTCAATGCATCCAATGACTGAAAACGCCCTGTACGATGAGGTGTGGTGCAGCCCCCTGCCTGCAGATAAACAGTTCCCTTGTATAAGTGGGTCTGAGTTTCAACCTCGGACCCAATCCACCAGCGTATGGGTTGGATCTGGATCGGTTCCAAGTCCAAATAAGGTGGGTGTGTACAGTTTTGAGTACGGTTagaatttagataattttattaaattgagatattttcttttcttaagaAGTGAATCCGTTAAAATCTTTACCAATCCCTACGTATCTCCTATCTTTTGTGTTAATAAAATAAAgggatttttataaaataaaacttGTTAATATAATATTTTTACATCCCCATACCTTTTGAAACTAAGTTTTCATAGAGCCATTTCAGTAGTTGAGTTATTTGTGAAACAGGTACCTTCCCTTAGTTTTCTCTAACTTCACTTTCAAGtatgattttttctaaaataatgAAAATGCATGTGAATATAATTAATTGGGTtttattataaaagaaaattcctaagagatgaaaataaaaaaaaaacagagcttTCTCTTGACCCCATTCAATGGTTGTAAGAATGTGGCTGCtggtggacccactatgatgtatttgttttatccacacggtccatccaatTCTCCATGCCATATTAGGTCCTtgttccaaaaatcaggtagatccaaatctcaggtggagcacgccataggaaacaatggtgattaaaccccaccattaacaactttctaaggcccattgtaatgcccgctataacgtttattttccattcaacctgttgattcagtcacacagacctggatggagggaagaaacaaatatcagcttgatccaaaacttttgtagcacacaaaaagtttttaatggtgggtgttcataaccACTCTTTCTAACGGTATGGTGCACTAAAGATGTGGATCTGCCGtaatctagcaaaatagatgaacggtgtggattaaacacatacatcacagtgggccccacaaagcttagtGAGATCAACACACATAGGAGATAGGTGGTCTCTAGCACACCACAATATCCATTTCCCCAATTTACTCTTTCCTTGGTAGATTGCCCGCTCCTTAACAAAACTTATAACATTTGAAACTTCtctgaccccaccatgatttatgtgttaggtCTGCAAGCGTCCAACAGTTTTACTAGAATGATCCCAAAATtaggcatattcaaagctcaagtaggccacaagacagaaagcagcggggattgaacaggtaccgttgaaacattcttatggtcCTTAGTAAGGTTtacttgccatctaacttgtGGGTGAGGTTAcctaataaagggaaaacacaaatacaaactTGATCCTAAagccttttgtggccccaaaaattttcaacCCTGTTTTTAGatctgacacatacatcataatgggctaacGGAAGTTCTATATATCAACTCGGTTTGCTTCTCTCCTTGGAATGTACGTCAAAAGTTACAGAATTTCTTATGTGTACCCCTCTATGATGtttttcttagatccacactgatacaacattttttttttcaaattattctgaaatatgagcctaaaaacaaggcaaatccatagctcaaaggGCCCACACCAGAAGAAGCAATATGAATTGGAtgtttactattgaaaacttctcgaggccacgaaaggctctgatcaagctgatatttgttttttaatttcatCTGGTCGGTGTGAcattataaataggttagatggcaaataaacatctcgtttagccctaggaaggtttcaacttagTTCAACCTCCACTGCTTCTACTGCAGTCCAATTGAACTTTGGATGCAGTCCGATTGAACTTTGGAtgcgtctcatttttgggctcattttctataatgatctgaaaaattgatggacagtgtgaatctaaaacataaatcatggtgtggcTGTAAAGAATTTGATATGTTTAAAGTTGAATAGGACACAATCTACACAAATGGGGAAAATCGCCATCTTTTGTGAGCTAGAACCAGGAGTGGATCATCGTGGGGctcagttgatatttgtattttgcatccatgttgtccatccatttttttagatcattttagggaatggggagcagattcaattatcagtAGAAACAGTGTCGATTGAATGCCCTACCTTAAAAAACTAATTTGGGCGCAACTTAATGCTTCATGTaccatttatttgacatctattctgttgacaaggtcacatagGTCTGGACAAAGGAAactaacaaatttcatcttgatccaaaacttttgtaacccattaatggtcaatcaccactgtttcctataatatggttcacttgataattggtggatctgcttcattttttgggagaatgctctaaaatgatccgctGAATGATGGATAAAGTTgatgtagaatacatatattaaggtgggccccattgccttggGTGAGCCTAAGGTCTCAACTAATCCACTCCCCTATTGTCATCGGCACTTGTGTGTACCAATGAGAAGCTTCgtggtgggtgggatccctgactatggggccaccttgatgcatgttcctTAAATCCCCGGCCGTCCAATCAccttgacagctcattttagggcacaatccgaaaattgaagcatatccaaatcaatcagtggaccataccataggaaacagtggtgattggctgTTAAAAACTATTAGTGGGCACAAAAGTCTTTAAAGTCtttgatgaagttgatatttgtatgccCCTCATCTAGGTCCTGATAACTTTAtataaaggttggatggcaaataaatggaCATGGATTAAGTCCAGGTCATATCTTTAAGCGTCCAATCAAATCTATGTGAGAGCCCATCCTGATTAATTATCTATTTCttgatgctgtccatccattttctaagatcATATCAAGGTATGAGGTATATCTAATGTtctactggaccacaccaaatggtaAGCTGGACACAGATTTTGTCTGACCCTAGTCAAACTTTTAAGCTTTCGACCAgatctgtgtgggcccaccgtgatgtatccatttatccacaccgtccatcactttTCTAAGATCATATCTTGAGGCATTGgcttaaaaataaggtagatccaacgctctagTGGATTGCACCAGagatgactcttacatttaatgcaacttgtCGATTAGTGgcttttgtgcatttaatgcaacccaagtttaaacatgatcttagaaaagaaatggatggtgtagataagcatAAATTCATGGTGGCCCCATGTAGATCTGGTCAGACGCTTAAATGTCCGACCAGactcaaataaacatttcggtagccaccaagatgtttttaatggcggagattcaatcaacattgtttctatAATGTGATACAACTAATATTTGAATCTGTTTCAATTTTGgaataagttttggatgaatatgatatttgcttttcctcatcatcaggtcagtgtgaccttatgaaaagatttgatagaaaataaatgttacgatgggccttacgaatattttggggtaaaaatcatttttgagctcataatctaaaattatctagcaaaatagatgaacagtgtggatataataaatacatcaggccCACGAAACTTTTAATATCCTTTTAACCGTTCGTATAACCTGAGTTTGAAGATCGTCGGTGCTCATCTCGTCACGACATAtacccacaccagccaatccatttccacaaATCAATGGTATATGCTAGGTTGGTTGTGGGTCAAGTTAAAATGACTTGAGCACAAACACAGCTTGGAAAAGTGTACGTTTCCATTATAGACCGGACGGACTACCCACGTTATTTTACGCGACCCGAAAAAAACCTTATGGCATGTTTGGACGGGCCCATCCCATGGGATTtgattgtattagggtggatggcagctATTTCAAGGTAACGATGGCTGCGTCAGTGCATTGCTGGGGATTGTTATATTCAGGGATTTTAAccaccgagtctgtttggcatgcttgGCCAATGCCAATCCGTCCAAcgaaacacgtcccaggcaaaatagacgggattaggagggattgggtggatttcaaggtaatgatggtgatgtcagtggattgctggcaatgcCATGGGATTGCCCCAATTCAAGCAGAAGTTCAATGTGCCTGCTTGGCATGCCTAGCCAATCCTAggattgctccttccaatcccttccaatacaatctaatcccatccagtctgcctggccaaacaggtgGTAATTAGACTATTAGTTGTACGGACGAACCTAGAAAGACAAAAATACCTCtactttttcattaaaaaaaaaactaacgtcCGTGACTTAAAAATCACTTTTGGTCAGATAAGTTTCCAGGCGAAGGAAAAACAAAGGGCATTGTACGGACTTGTCTACAATGCTAATTTTTTCCTTGGAAAATTGATGAGGGGGTGTTGCCCGGTTCATTGCCACCGTTACTTATGAGACAAGGAATTCAAATTTTGCAGAGAGAACCAGTGTAGACAATGGCAGCTTCTTGGGATGATGATGATCGACGGCGCAAAGGAGGAAGAGGAGAGATTGTGAGCCCTTTGTCACAACGCATGAGGCAACAAATATGGGATTGCTTGAGAGATGACAAGATTTCGGTATTCTCAGTATGGGGGTGGCAGGGGGTAGGGAAGTCACGGATTGTGAGACAGGTGGTCGCGGAAATGGAGGAATCTGAAGAATCTAGCCGACTGTTTGATGTGATCATACGAGTAAAAGCACCAAGGATCGAGAGTCTTGGAGAAAAGATGCTGGAGAAATTCAGAGAAGAATTCGACCATTTGCAGGACCAGATTACAAGATATGGCAGACTAATATTTAAGCTTGAAATTGAGCTTTATAAGAAGATACGGGTTTTAAAGATGTTGGATGCAAAGGGAAGAAGGAATCGATTAATGGAGGTGCAGATGGAAATCAAGGAGGCATTGGATATCCCAGAGTCCATACAATTCTCTACAGCTGCTAAGCGTATCAAGGATAAGTTAAGCGGCCAAAGGTTCCTCCTCAtctttgaagatgtttgggaaagCTTTGACTTGCAAGAGATGGGAGTTCCAATCACAGCCCCTACCACCACCATTGGCAGCAAAGTCGTCATCACCACTCAATCCCATGAAGTTTGTTCCAAAATGGGAGCCCAATTAAAAATCATGTTGGAGGAGTGGTCTAAAGAAGATGCCTGGGATTTTTTACAGGAAGAGACAGCTGATGTAGCTGCCCGCATTGGTTTCTCAACTGGAGACATGGTCTTGAATTGCTTTTCTTACGTCTCCTTGTTCTGTCGAAATGGATGCTCAATCGATCGAGATTCCTTGATAGAAGAGTATTGGAGGTCAGAGGGTTTTTTAGATGGGTCGTTCAATGAAGAGGAGAATAAAGAAGCAGCTTTCAAGAAAATGGGGAATCTACTGCTCAAAGAGCTGGCAGAGAGATGCATGGTGTTATTGTCCCTGGCGTCATCAAACCCAAATTACCTAACTCTCTTTCTAGAGCAGTCTTTAGAAAATTTAGCGCCTTGGGACTCTCATCCTAAGGAAGCGGAATTTAACGTCTGGCTACAAAAGCAGTTTACATTGGAGGAATCTTCAGGAGGACCATGTCATGTGGATATGAATTCTCATGTGAGGCAAGTGATTGATTCTCAAAAGTTACTAGTGAAATACAACTTGGACGGGGAAGAATCATGCCAATGGATCTCATTA
Coding sequences:
- the LOC131217381 gene encoding disease resistance protein At4g27190-like — translated: MAASWDDDDRRRKGGRGEIVSPLSQRMRQQIWDCLRDDKISVFSVWGWQGVGKSRIVRQVVAEMEESEESSRLFDVIIRVKAPRIESLGEKMLEKFREEFDHLQDQITRYGRLIFKLEIELYKKIRVLKMLDAKGRRNRLMEVQMEIKEALDIPESIQFSTAAKRIKDKLSGQRFLLIFEDVWESFDLQEMGVPITAPTTTIGSKVVITTQSHEVCSKMGAQLKIMLEEWSKEDAWDFLQEETADVAARIGFSTGDMVLNCFSYVSLFCRNGCSIDRDSLIEEYWRSEGFLDGSFNEEENKEAAFKKMGNLLLKELAERCMVLLSLASSNPNYLTLFLEQSLENLAPWDSHPKEAEFNVWLQKQFTLEESSGGPCHVDMNSHVRQVIDSQKLLVKYNLDGEESCQWISLSHNQVETLQFSSPNCPFMSTLLLNDNDRLQEIPDSFFKNMTRLRVLDLSSTSITSLPSSMSCLHELRLLKLRSCCKLESLPAAFLKDMQKLEILDLHQTPLTKMVEVSFHNMHSLRSLDISGACNLSRLSLKGCRSLLRLVSPDKLSKLESLDLSGTRIEELPHGIFNITNMRCLDLLGMEHLKRVD